The following proteins come from a genomic window of Aquabacterium sp. A3:
- a CDS encoding methyl-accepting chemotaxis protein, whose translation MSSLRVSVRLSLSFAALGLLLLMVMGLAIQRMVVMQQASTDLAENWLPSVELVNKMNTLTSDFRISEFRHVVSTTDADMARAEQEMADIAKRLASDEAQYVKLISSPQERALYDQFASTWKRYMDLHERMITASRQNQNEEARALLDGESRTAFLAASDTLMALVTLNHEGGDAAGQHAHAAYQSALWVMGVAGVAALVLALVLSVGLTRSITAPLREAVTLAEQVAAGDLSVRLDARRGDEFGDLLRAMSRMAGSLSELVSKVRSSSDSIATGASQIASGNADLSQRTEEQASALQQTASTMEELGSTVRLNAENAQHADQLAKNASDVASLGGEVVAQVVGTMKDIHESSRKIADIIAVIDGIAFQTNILALNAAVEAARAGEQGRGFAVVAGEVRTLAQRSAEAAKEIKALITASVERVEAGTALADRAGSTMDDVVGAIRRVTDIMGEIASSSAEQSSGVSQVGDAVSQMDQVTQQNAALVEESAAAAASLRNQAQALVGAVSVFKTT comes from the coding sequence ATGTCGTCATTGCGAGTTTCTGTGCGTTTGTCCCTCAGTTTTGCCGCGCTTGGCTTGCTGCTGCTGATGGTGATGGGGTTGGCCATCCAGCGCATGGTGGTCATGCAGCAGGCGTCCACCGACTTGGCCGAGAACTGGTTGCCCAGCGTCGAGCTGGTCAACAAGATGAACACCTTGACCAGTGACTTCCGCATTTCGGAATTCCGTCATGTCGTCAGCACCACAGACGCCGACATGGCGCGCGCCGAGCAAGAAATGGCCGACATCGCCAAGCGCCTGGCCAGCGATGAGGCGCAATACGTCAAGCTCATCAGCAGCCCGCAGGAGCGGGCGCTGTACGACCAGTTTGCCAGCACCTGGAAGCGCTACATGGACCTGCACGAGCGCATGATCACCGCCTCCAGACAGAACCAGAATGAAGAGGCCCGCGCCTTGCTGGATGGTGAGTCGCGCACGGCGTTTCTGGCGGCCTCTGACACCCTGATGGCCTTGGTCACGCTCAATCATGAGGGGGGTGATGCGGCTGGCCAGCACGCCCATGCGGCCTACCAGTCGGCACTGTGGGTGATGGGCGTGGCCGGCGTGGCGGCCCTGGTGCTGGCCCTGGTGCTGTCGGTCGGCTTGACCCGCTCCATCACCGCGCCCTTGCGTGAAGCCGTGACCCTGGCCGAGCAAGTGGCCGCAGGTGACTTGAGCGTGCGCCTGGATGCGCGCCGTGGCGATGAGTTCGGCGACCTCTTGCGGGCCATGAGCCGCATGGCCGGCAGCCTGTCCGAGCTGGTGAGCAAGGTGCGCAGCAGCAGCGATTCCATCGCCACGGGCGCCTCGCAGATCGCCAGCGGCAATGCCGATCTCAGCCAGCGCACCGAAGAGCAGGCCTCGGCCTTGCAGCAAACCGCCTCCACCATGGAAGAGCTGGGCTCGACCGTGCGCCTCAATGCCGAGAACGCCCAGCACGCCGACCAACTGGCCAAGAATGCCTCCGACGTGGCCTCTCTGGGCGGCGAGGTGGTGGCCCAGGTGGTGGGCACCATGAAGGACATCCACGAGTCCAGCCGCAAGATCGCCGACATCATCGCCGTCATCGACGGCATTGCCTTCCAGACCAACATCCTGGCCTTGAACGCCGCGGTGGAGGCCGCGCGCGCGGGCGAACAAGGGCGCGGTTTTGCCGTGGTGGCCGGCGAGGTGCGCACCCTGGCACAACGCAGCGCCGAGGCGGCCAAAGAGATCAAGGCCCTGATCACCGCGAGCGTCGAGCGGGTGGAGGCGGGCACCGCCCTGGCCGACCGCGCGGGCAGCACCATGGACGACGTCGTGGGCGCCATCCGCCGCGTCACCGACATCATGGGCGAGATCGCCTCATCGAGCGCCGAGCAAAGCTCTGGCGTATCGCAGGTGGGCGATGCCGTCTCGCAGATGGACCAGGTCACCCAGCAAAACGCCGCCCTGGTGGAAGAAAGCGCGGCGGCCGCGGCCAGCCTGCGCAATCAGGCCCAGGCCCTGGTGGGCGCCGTCAGCGTGTTCAAGACCACCTGA
- a CDS encoding helix-turn-helix domain-containing protein, with protein MKRNEHPLMTPERLNEARQLGEKLARLRMARRIRQVDAATRAGLSRSTAVLLEKGDLGRTQAQILRYLEAIAPGVSLLSLLKEDDPSLQALSVREATQRVRTLTKAELDRLDF; from the coding sequence ATGAAGCGCAACGAACACCCCCTGATGACCCCAGAGCGCCTGAACGAGGCCCGCCAGCTCGGTGAGAAGCTGGCACGCCTGCGAATGGCCCGACGGATTCGGCAAGTGGACGCCGCCACCCGGGCGGGGCTTTCCCGCTCCACGGCCGTGTTGCTTGAAAAGGGAGACCTCGGCCGCACCCAGGCTCAAATCCTGAGGTACCTGGAGGCGATTGCGCCTGGCGTGAGCCTTTTGTCGCTGCTGAAGGAAGACGACCCGTCTCTGCAAGCCCTGTCTGTGCGTGAGGCTACCCAGCGTGTCCGCACCTTGACCAAGGCCGAACTGGACCGTCTGGACTTCTGA
- a CDS encoding replication endonuclease, translating into MSIDSIKTFSMQPVALAQRAAAYDLADDEVRAAAERAAASVRRLAASSWLQIGPRDELVLKTLHRMAQGYGVRHPNKAGAQQWFNRMTDPAWWRRALRSRFRDVELHQIRKGAVHRQAGRYVSDKAMRRFERNKTYMAGLLSSLDLVNQTTGEVLPLQDVVDASLANPSNRRKAMMARIKGIEATANTRGHEALFLTITCPSRMHPRHFSTGAANEAYEGTSPRQAQAYMGRLWNKAMRVLAHQGITPYGLRVVEPHHDACPHWHVLAFLPAQQVETFTSVMRAYALADSPNEPGAQERRFTVERIDPEKGSAVGYVAKYVSKSIDGEGVGQDDESGMAGKDASRRIVAWARTWGVRQFQFFGVPSITPTRELYRLDAECLPSAGLKAAHEATKANDYAAWLQACQVHGLRFRVAYSERPSGRYADEITRSITGLKVQGEDLAGVLELVTRQDAWRIAPRKQERTHGDAAAPVLSHPWTRFNNSASIDFKGIFTGPEDGQQTRAERLAKPVHHDTKTRAWMASAQALEAAGYGASAAELRQRAWLRMDALAMKGRAA; encoded by the coding sequence ATGTCGATCGATTCCATCAAGACCTTCTCCATGCAACCGGTCGCCCTGGCTCAAAGGGCTGCCGCGTATGACCTGGCAGACGATGAAGTGAGGGCCGCGGCCGAACGTGCAGCCGCTTCCGTCCGTCGCCTGGCGGCCTCATCCTGGCTTCAGATCGGCCCGCGCGATGAACTGGTGCTCAAGACCTTGCACCGCATGGCGCAGGGCTACGGCGTCCGCCATCCCAACAAGGCAGGGGCGCAGCAATGGTTCAACCGGATGACCGATCCTGCCTGGTGGCGCCGTGCGCTTCGGTCCCGATTCCGTGACGTTGAACTGCACCAGATCCGCAAAGGGGCTGTGCATCGCCAGGCGGGCCGGTATGTCTCAGACAAGGCCATGCGCCGCTTTGAGCGCAACAAGACTTACATGGCGGGCCTGCTGTCATCCCTTGATCTGGTCAACCAAACCACGGGCGAGGTTCTGCCGCTGCAAGACGTGGTGGACGCCAGCTTGGCCAACCCCAGCAACCGGCGCAAAGCGATGATGGCCCGCATCAAAGGCATTGAGGCCACCGCCAATACCCGTGGCCATGAGGCGCTGTTTCTGACCATCACTTGCCCCAGCCGCATGCATCCCCGTCACTTCAGCACGGGTGCAGCGAATGAGGCCTATGAAGGCACCAGTCCCAGGCAAGCCCAGGCCTACATGGGGCGCTTGTGGAACAAGGCCATGCGCGTACTGGCTCATCAGGGCATCACGCCTTACGGCTTGCGTGTGGTTGAGCCTCACCACGATGCATGCCCTCATTGGCACGTCCTGGCCTTCCTGCCTGCACAGCAGGTCGAAACCTTCACCAGCGTGATGCGTGCCTATGCCTTGGCCGACAGCCCCAATGAGCCAGGCGCACAAGAGCGCCGCTTCACAGTCGAACGCATCGACCCCGAGAAGGGCAGCGCCGTGGGTTATGTCGCCAAGTACGTGTCCAAGAGCATCGACGGCGAGGGCGTGGGCCAAGACGACGAAAGCGGCATGGCGGGCAAAGATGCCTCACGCCGCATCGTCGCGTGGGCGCGCACCTGGGGCGTTCGGCAGTTTCAGTTCTTCGGCGTCCCCTCCATCACCCCCACCCGTGAGCTCTATCGGCTGGATGCTGAGTGCTTGCCATCAGCAGGGCTGAAGGCAGCACATGAGGCCACCAAGGCCAATGACTACGCCGCGTGGCTGCAAGCCTGCCAGGTGCACGGCTTGCGCTTCCGCGTGGCCTACAGCGAGCGCCCCAGCGGCCGGTATGCCGATGAAATCACGCGCTCCATCACCGGCCTGAAGGTTCAAGGCGAAGACCTGGCGGGCGTGCTGGAGTTGGTGACCCGACAAGACGCCTGGCGCATCGCACCGCGCAAGCAAGAGCGCACGCATGGCGATGCTGCAGCGCCGGTCCTCTCCCACCCTTGGACTCGATTCAATAACTCCGCAAGCATTGATTTCAAAGGGATTTTTACGGGCCCGGAGGATGGCCAACAGACACGGGCCGAGCGACTGGCCAAACCGGTGCACCACGACACCAAAACACGGGCCTGGATGGCCTCGGCGCAAGCCCTGGAGGCCGCTGGATACGGGGCTTCTGCTGCCGAGTTGAGGCAGCGCGCCTGGCTCCGCATGGATGCCTTGG
- a CDS encoding type II toxin-antitoxin system HipA family toxin: protein MARKKSEVYVFSHIGQADGHRFVPCGILGLTETDGASVQDRELASEFAYGTGYLERPESFELDPVSLAFGDRQGIKGKVLFPVNGLGEFGGLRDAAPDAWGRRVIEARLKAPANSLLEVQYLLHAGGDRVGALDVREARTSLDSPSASDMHSLQYVLQAAEAVDHGAPVPASLESFLGAGPSAGGARPKAAVRDDDGALWLAKFPARGDTFDVARAETCTLELARRCGLTVPEVRYLDVGGRPVMLIRRFDRYWAHAGESLPEGALHDTRPGGGRVEGRLPFVSGLTLVACSELESPDKAYADLGRAIRRYVHPMAVRANTEELFARMVLNIFVSNDDDHLRNHGFVRDPQRGGWVLSPLYDVVPRPVLAGERRLHLGVGEHGKLATLDNALSHHAAFVPQRPTAVGIMRRVWGEVRQWKTCFEELGADGRLIDQLTHAFRDISEMASPALEAEIRGRRQPG, encoded by the coding sequence ATGGCGCGCAAGAAATCAGAGGTCTACGTTTTCAGCCACATCGGTCAAGCCGACGGGCACCGGTTCGTGCCCTGCGGCATCCTGGGTCTGACGGAAACCGACGGTGCGAGCGTGCAAGACCGCGAGCTCGCCAGCGAGTTCGCCTACGGCACAGGCTACCTCGAGCGTCCGGAGTCCTTCGAGCTGGACCCGGTCAGCCTGGCTTTTGGAGACCGGCAGGGCATCAAAGGCAAGGTGCTTTTCCCGGTCAACGGATTGGGTGAATTCGGTGGCCTTCGCGACGCCGCCCCCGACGCCTGGGGACGCCGGGTCATCGAGGCGCGCCTGAAGGCGCCGGCCAACAGCCTGCTGGAGGTGCAGTACCTGCTACACGCCGGGGGCGACCGGGTGGGGGCACTGGACGTGCGGGAGGCACGCACGAGCCTCGATTCGCCATCTGCCAGCGACATGCACTCGCTGCAGTACGTGCTGCAGGCCGCGGAGGCGGTTGACCACGGCGCGCCCGTGCCGGCCAGCCTTGAGAGCTTCCTGGGCGCTGGGCCATCGGCTGGCGGTGCACGGCCCAAAGCCGCTGTTCGTGACGACGACGGCGCGCTCTGGCTGGCCAAGTTTCCCGCCAGGGGCGACACCTTCGACGTCGCGCGGGCCGAGACCTGCACCTTGGAGCTGGCCCGCCGCTGTGGCCTGACCGTGCCCGAGGTGCGCTACCTCGATGTGGGCGGCCGACCGGTCATGCTCATCCGGCGGTTTGATCGCTACTGGGCCCACGCGGGCGAGTCCTTGCCCGAAGGTGCGCTTCACGACACGCGGCCCGGCGGCGGTCGGGTGGAGGGGCGCCTCCCTTTTGTCAGCGGTCTCACGCTGGTGGCTTGCAGCGAGCTCGAATCGCCTGACAAGGCCTACGCCGATCTGGGGCGAGCCATCCGTCGATACGTCCATCCCATGGCGGTGCGGGCCAACACCGAAGAGCTTTTCGCGCGCATGGTGCTCAACATCTTCGTCTCCAACGACGACGACCACCTGCGCAATCACGGCTTCGTGCGCGACCCGCAACGGGGTGGGTGGGTGCTCAGCCCCCTGTACGACGTGGTGCCGAGGCCCGTCTTGGCCGGCGAGCGTCGGCTCCACCTGGGCGTGGGGGAGCACGGCAAGCTTGCCACCTTGGACAACGCCTTGAGCCACCATGCCGCCTTCGTGCCGCAGCGCCCGACGGCCGTGGGCATCATGCGCCGTGTCTGGGGCGAGGTGCGGCAATGGAAGACGTGCTTCGAAGAGCTCGGGGCCGACGGCCGGCTCATCGACCAGCTCACCCATGCATTCCGGGACATCAGCGAGATGGCCTCACCCGCGCTCGAAGCTGAAATCCGTGGCCGACGGCAACCAGGCTGA
- a CDS encoding LrgB family protein — protein MSLETSALVQAQALGWLALTLLLFYGARRLHQRVPRLWLSPIILTPTVLIAALLLTSTPYEVYALHTRWLTWMLGPATVAFAFPIYQQRGLIRRYPITLAAGVLTGVVLGVGSSWGLAWVLSLPDEVMRSILPRSVSSPFAMPVATTLGVEPELAVMCVLVTGVFGMLVGQGWLLWLKVRHSVAVGSAFGAATHGVGTAKAWQIGAQEGAVSSLTMIFSGIALVLLAPALAWMLLRWS, from the coding sequence ATGAGCCTGGAAACGTCGGCACTGGTGCAGGCCCAGGCGCTGGGCTGGCTGGCCCTGACGCTGTTGCTGTTTTATGGCGCCCGCCGCCTGCATCAGCGCGTTCCGCGCCTGTGGCTGTCGCCCATCATCCTGACACCCACGGTGCTGATTGCGGCGCTGCTGCTCACCTCCACACCATATGAGGTGTATGCGCTGCACACGCGGTGGCTCACGTGGATGCTGGGGCCGGCCACGGTGGCTTTCGCCTTCCCGATCTACCAGCAGCGTGGCTTGATCAGGCGCTACCCCATCACGCTGGCGGCGGGGGTGCTGACCGGCGTGGTCTTGGGGGTGGGCAGCTCATGGGGGCTGGCCTGGGTGCTGAGCCTGCCCGACGAGGTGATGCGCAGCATCCTGCCTCGATCGGTGTCCTCACCGTTTGCCATGCCGGTGGCCACCACGCTGGGCGTCGAGCCCGAACTGGCCGTGATGTGCGTGCTGGTGACGGGCGTGTTCGGGATGCTGGTGGGTCAGGGCTGGCTGCTGTGGCTGAAGGTGCGACACAGCGTGGCCGTGGGCTCGGCTTTTGGCGCGGCCACCCATGGGGTGGGCACGGCCAAGGCCTGGCAGATCGGCGCCCAGGAAGGCGCCGTCTCCAGCCTGACGATGATCTTCTCAGGCATCGCGCTGGTGCTGCTCGCACCGGCGCTGGCCTGGATGCTGCTCAGGTGGTCTTGA
- a CDS encoding CidA/LrgA family protein, which yields MSSVSEPLTDRQRWAQRAQWLVQVLGFVGLWAAADVLVRRFGWPVPSSVVGLLALTTVLLLGWLPTRHIERGARWLLGDMLLFFIPPLMALVRHEELFGWLGLKLALAVGLGTLFVMGGVGWVVERVTRWEDGLPHRARGAASTERPTP from the coding sequence ATGTCATCTGTATCTGAACCCCTGACCGACCGCCAACGCTGGGCACAACGCGCCCAATGGCTGGTGCAGGTGCTGGGTTTTGTGGGGCTGTGGGCGGCCGCCGATGTGCTGGTGCGGCGCTTTGGCTGGCCCGTGCCCAGCAGTGTGGTGGGCCTGCTGGCCTTGACCACGGTGCTCTTGCTGGGCTGGCTGCCCACGCGCCACATCGAGCGAGGTGCGCGCTGGTTGCTGGGCGACATGTTGCTGTTTTTCATTCCGCCACTGATGGCGCTGGTTCGCCACGAAGAGCTGTTTGGCTGGCTGGGGCTGAAGCTGGCCCTGGCCGTGGGCCTGGGCACCCTGTTCGTGATGGGGGGCGTGGGCTGGGTGGTGGAGCGCGTGACGCGTTGGGAAGATGGCCTGCCTCACCGGGCCCGAGGTGCCGCCAGCACCGAAAGGCCCACCCCATGA
- a CDS encoding SDR family oxidoreductase: MQRKTALVTGGSAGIGKETVKALVAQGYEVLIAARDARKGLALVAQLRRDTPGAQVDFIACDLSEFGQVVALAQAVQARWTQLDALVLNAGLFTPQLRCNSAGYEFMFATTHLGHFLLTHHLLPLVLAAPDARVVVTSSVAHWMGGGFDFDSLRSPSTRSLLMLVPFRAYGRSKLANLLFVRELARRVGGTSVKVNAFHPGPVNTEIWRDTPSLFNTLIRPGLISEAAGARTQIQLVTAPGLRESGGYWARGKLDYSSPASRNRALAAQLWQYSEQALGITRFGQPADDTGLQQSA, translated from the coding sequence ATGCAACGCAAGACAGCCTTGGTCACCGGCGGCAGTGCCGGCATTGGCAAAGAAACCGTGAAGGCCCTGGTGGCCCAAGGCTATGAGGTGCTGATCGCGGCGCGTGACGCGCGCAAGGGGCTGGCGCTGGTCGCTCAGCTGCGGCGCGACACGCCGGGGGCCCAGGTGGATTTCATCGCCTGCGACCTGTCTGAGTTTGGGCAGGTGGTGGCCCTGGCTCAGGCCGTGCAGGCGCGCTGGACGCAACTGGACGCGCTGGTGCTGAACGCGGGCCTGTTCACGCCGCAGTTGCGCTGCAATTCGGCGGGCTACGAGTTCATGTTCGCCACCACGCACCTGGGCCATTTCTTGTTGACGCACCACCTGTTGCCGCTGGTGCTGGCCGCGCCTGATGCCCGCGTGGTGGTGACGAGCTCGGTGGCGCACTGGATGGGCGGAGGCTTCGACTTCGACAGCCTGCGCAGCCCGTCGACGCGATCACTGCTGATGCTGGTGCCGTTCAGGGCCTATGGGCGCTCCAAGCTGGCCAACCTGCTGTTCGTGCGCGAACTGGCGCGCCGAGTGGGAGGCACCTCGGTGAAGGTCAACGCCTTCCACCCCGGCCCGGTGAACACCGAGATCTGGCGCGACACGCCCAGCCTGTTCAACACCCTGATCCGGCCTGGCCTGATCTCGGAGGCGGCGGGGGCCCGCACGCAGATCCAGTTGGTCACGGCGCCCGGCCTGCGCGAGAGTGGTGGCTATTGGGCGCGTGGCAAGCTGGACTACAGCAGCCCGGCCAGTCGCAACCGTGCCCTGGCAGCCCAGCTGTGGCAGTACAGCGAGCAGGCGCTGGGCATCACCAGGTTCGGGCAGCCTGCCGATGACACGGGGCTGCAGCAAAGCGCCTGA
- a CDS encoding helix-turn-helix domain-containing protein: protein MFMDRLTEESRAAEPVQPGRFNEKPEEELGARIQAAREDKRLTQGELADLTKGLDPENKGISRAVVSLYEAGTNRPSPRELRLLCEALRVTPNFLIYGDEQPFHPLNDEKRTGGRARSDAEGYAWMAYVFGTLHHNHFASLMAIALDLQRGWNKKFDHGLQDEANQRLLDVADELRERLQKRKSSK, encoded by the coding sequence ATGTTCATGGATCGGCTGACGGAAGAAAGCCGCGCGGCTGAGCCTGTTCAACCAGGCCGGTTCAACGAAAAGCCAGAGGAAGAACTGGGCGCACGCATCCAGGCAGCGCGGGAGGATAAGCGATTGACCCAGGGGGAGCTTGCAGACCTGACAAAGGGGCTTGATCCCGAGAACAAAGGGATATCCAGGGCCGTTGTGTCTCTGTACGAGGCCGGGACGAATCGCCCCTCACCGAGGGAGCTTCGCCTGTTGTGCGAGGCGCTGCGCGTAACACCTAACTTCCTGATCTACGGTGATGAGCAGCCATTTCACCCGTTGAATGATGAAAAGCGCACAGGGGGCCGTGCACGTAGCGACGCTGAAGGCTATGCGTGGATGGCCTATGTGTTCGGGACGCTTCACCACAACCACTTCGCATCTTTGATGGCGATTGCCCTAGATCTTCAGCGCGGCTGGAACAAAAAGTTTGACCATGGTCTGCAAGATGAGGCAAACCAAAGGCTCTTGGATGTAGCCGATGAACTGAGGGAACGCCTCCAAAAGCGCAAATCGTCGAAGTAG